The stretch of DNA GTGCCTGGTCATCCTTGGGCTCACACCACCAATGTCTGTCCAGCTCCCGCTGGCTCAGAGCCATGGCTATGCCAGCTGGCACCCAGGTGTGGAGACAAGATCTACAACCCCTTGGAGCAGTGCTGTTACGATGATGCCATCCTGTCCCTGAGCCAGACCCGCCAATGTGGTCCCCACTGCACCTTCTGGCCCTGCTTTGAGCTCTGCTGTCCTGAGTCCTTTGGCCTCACAAATAATTTTGTTGTGAAGCTGAAAGTTCAGGGTGTGAATTCCCAGTGCCACTCATCTCCCATCTCCAGTGACTGTCACAGGTAGGGACCTGGTCCCTGGCcagggggtggggggtagggAGGTGGAAATGAGGTGGTAGGGAGGTGGAAATGAGGAGGGGAGTCTAGATGTCTTCATTACTCCGTTTGAAGAGCCCTGGACCCGTAGTCTAATCtctagcagtttctcagatatttTCAGTTATCTCCTTGTCTGTTATTCGtaatttcttggtttctttttctctgcagcaAAAGATATTTTTCCCTGAGAAGACATAGAAAATCAACTTTCACTGAGGCATCTCAGAAACACAG from Rhinopithecus roxellana isolate Shanxi Qingling chromosome 12, ASM756505v1, whole genome shotgun sequence encodes:
- the IGFL2 gene encoding insulin growth factor-like family member 2, with the translated sequence MVPRIFAPAYVSVFLLLCSPREVIAPAGSEPWLCQLAPRCGDKIYNPLEQCCYDDAILSLSQTRQCGPHCTFWPCFELCCPESFGLTNNFVVKLKVQGVNSQCHSSPISSDCHSKRYFSLRRHRKSTFTEASQKHRLG